A genomic region of Acidobacteriota bacterium contains the following coding sequences:
- a CDS encoding sigma-70 family RNA polymerase sigma factor: MVSQPPGPSGSAPESERLEAFLGEKTSRLPSREEAKLASLDPLRRYLLEISQFEPLTAEEEQVLIRRYQQEGDQEAAYRLVTSNLNLVVKIAFIYRRVYNNVMDLIQEGNIGLIQALGRFDPDRGTRLPTYASWWIKAYIIKFIMDNFRIVRIGTTNQRRKLLFNLRKEKEKLRLQGIEPTSSLIAKKLDVPVKEVRAVQHAIESSDLSLDNYIDPNRTIRHADTLEATGELVEETLARGELKRLFAHKFREFAETLTERERAILNERLIAEEPKTLQQLATRFGVSREAIRLNQITLTKKIKAYMQEALKNVTDVEFALIS; the protein is encoded by the coding sequence GGAAGAAGCCAAGCTGGCCAGCCTGGACCCGCTCCGGCGCTACCTTCTGGAGATCAGCCAGTTCGAACCGCTGACGGCGGAAGAAGAACAGGTGCTGATCCGCCGCTACCAGCAGGAAGGCGATCAGGAGGCGGCCTATCGCCTGGTCACCTCCAACCTGAACCTGGTGGTCAAGATCGCCTTCATCTACCGTCGTGTCTACAACAACGTCATGGACCTGATCCAGGAAGGAAACATCGGCCTGATCCAGGCTCTGGGCCGATTCGATCCCGACAGGGGGACCCGGCTGCCCACCTACGCCTCCTGGTGGATCAAGGCCTACATCATCAAGTTCATCATGGACAATTTCCGGATCGTCCGGATCGGAACCACCAACCAGCGGCGCAAGCTTCTCTTCAACCTCCGCAAAGAGAAGGAGAAGTTACGGCTTCAGGGAATCGAGCCGACGTCGTCGCTGATCGCCAAGAAACTCGACGTGCCGGTCAAGGAGGTCCGGGCGGTGCAGCACGCCATCGAGTCCTCCGATCTGAGCCTGGACAACTATATCGATCCCAACCGGACCATCCGGCATGCGGACACGCTTGAGGCCACCGGAGAACTGGTGGAGGAGACGCTGGCCCGGGGCGAGTTGAAACGGCTGTTCGCCCACAAGTTTCGAGAGTTCGCCGAAACCCTGACCGAAAGGGAACGGGCCATCCTGAACGAGCGCCTCATCGCCGAGGAGCCCAAGACGCTGCAACAGTTGGCGACGCGCTTCGGTGTGAGCCGGGAAGCGATCCGCCTCAACCAGATCACGTTGACCAAGAAGATCAAGGCCTACATGCAAGAGGCCCTGAAGAACGTCACCGACGTGGAGTTCGCCCTCATTTCCTAG
- the queA gene encoding tRNA preQ1(34) S-adenosylmethionine ribosyltransferase-isomerase QueA, producing MKRDLKLDEFDYELPPRLIAQRPQSPRDGSRLMVLRRKTATREHARFSDLPGLVSERDLLVLNDSRVLPARLAAVKETGGRVEVLLLDALQGHVWRSLLKPGRRARAGDLLIVHPELLSIRVLDDPGPAVRQVRLKPAGDLQEVLEQVGRPPLPPYIRREVDSRDREAYQTVYAARPGSAAAPTAGLHFTEALLSRLNHCKITLHVGYGTFQPVVAARVEDHRMHSEYYEVSAESARRIRRHRKAGGRVIAVGTTSTRVLEQVWLRHGDVVEDRGWTDLFVKPGFEFQGIDGLITNFHLPRTSLLLLVSAFAGNRLLKESYREAVHRGYRFYSYGDAMLIV from the coding sequence ATGAAACGCGATTTGAAGCTGGACGAATTCGACTACGAACTGCCGCCGCGCCTCATCGCCCAACGTCCCCAGTCTCCCCGAGACGGTTCGAGGTTGATGGTGCTCCGCCGGAAGACCGCCACCCGGGAACACGCCCGGTTCTCCGATCTCCCCGGTCTCGTGTCGGAGCGGGACCTCCTGGTGTTGAACGACTCCCGAGTGCTGCCCGCCCGGCTGGCGGCCGTCAAGGAGACGGGGGGGCGAGTCGAGGTGTTGTTGCTGGATGCACTCCAGGGTCATGTCTGGCGGTCCCTGCTCAAGCCGGGCCGTCGGGCCCGCGCCGGCGACCTGCTCATCGTACATCCCGAATTGCTGTCGATTCGTGTGTTGGACGATCCCGGTCCCGCCGTCCGCCAGGTCCGCCTCAAACCCGCCGGGGATCTGCAGGAGGTCCTGGAGCAAGTGGGGCGCCCGCCCCTCCCGCCCTACATTCGGCGGGAAGTCGATTCCCGGGACCGCGAAGCCTATCAGACGGTGTACGCCGCCCGGCCGGGTTCGGCGGCGGCCCCGACGGCGGGACTCCACTTCACCGAGGCGCTCCTCTCCCGCCTGAACCACTGCAAGATCACGTTGCACGTGGGTTACGGCACGTTCCAACCCGTCGTGGCGGCTCGGGTCGAGGACCACCGTATGCACTCGGAGTACTACGAGGTGTCGGCGGAATCGGCGCGGAGGATTCGGCGCCACCGCAAGGCAGGGGGACGCGTCATCGCGGTGGGGACCACGTCGACACGGGTCTTGGAGCAGGTCTGGCTGCGCCACGGCGACGTGGTGGAGGACCGGGGATGGACCGACCTCTTCGTCAAGCCGGGTTTCGAATTCCAAGGCATCGACGGTCTCATCACCAACTTCCACCTCCCCCGGACATCACTGCTGCTCCTGGTATCGGCGTTTGCCGGAAACCGCCTGCTGAAAGAAAGCTACCGGGAGGCCGTCCACCGCGGCTACCGCTTCTACAGCTACGGTGACGCCATGCTCATTGTCTGA
- a CDS encoding MFS transporter, giving the protein MSFRVPRPVVSMSGGHFFIDCYASMFGAFLPFLHQQLDLSLAEAGILGGVLSFSSAFMQPVYGYLADRLRNRVFTALGPGLAGIFISGLGLAPNFWALLVMVILGGAGISAFHPQAASMVSESSGRRKGLHMSVFVTTGMLGYALGPVYITTVIALVGLGSSLWAGVPGVAMSLYLILYGPSPSQTAALHHRTLLSRLLEQRKPLLILYLLVVIRGTIQIIFVAFLPFYLTLNGYDESRAALVLSLFLLAGGSAGFLGGLLSDRFGGKSVLALSMFGGLPLLLAFLWSQGPISVVLCILGGAVLLSTSPVNVVMAQQIVPEATSTISALLMGFAWGVGGLLLPLFGWASQTVGLQLSMTVIVLLTVPGFVLALKLPPGLGRGGLKATPRLAHE; this is encoded by the coding sequence ATGTCGTTCAGAGTCCCGAGGCCGGTGGTTTCAATGTCCGGCGGTCACTTCTTCATCGACTGCTACGCCAGCATGTTCGGGGCGTTCCTGCCCTTCCTCCACCAGCAACTGGACCTGTCGCTGGCCGAAGCCGGGATACTGGGAGGCGTCCTGAGTTTTTCCAGCGCATTCATGCAGCCCGTCTACGGCTACCTGGCGGACCGGCTGCGGAACCGCGTCTTCACCGCGCTGGGACCCGGACTGGCGGGGATCTTCATCTCCGGCCTGGGCCTGGCTCCCAATTTCTGGGCGCTGTTGGTGATGGTCATCCTGGGCGGCGCCGGGATCTCGGCGTTTCACCCCCAGGCGGCGTCCATGGTCTCGGAGTCCTCCGGCCGCAGAAAGGGCCTCCACATGTCGGTCTTCGTCACCACCGGCATGCTCGGCTACGCCCTGGGCCCGGTCTATATCACCACCGTGATTGCCCTCGTGGGCCTGGGATCCAGCCTCTGGGCCGGCGTGCCGGGGGTCGCCATGAGCCTGTATCTCATCCTTTACGGTCCATCCCCGTCCCAGACGGCCGCACTCCACCACAGGACTCTTCTTTCGCGGCTTCTGGAGCAGCGAAAGCCGCTTCTGATCCTCTATCTGCTGGTGGTCATCCGAGGAACCATCCAGATCATCTTCGTCGCGTTTCTTCCCTTTTATCTGACTCTGAACGGATACGACGAGTCGCGGGCTGCCCTGGTTCTGAGTCTGTTTCTGCTGGCCGGCGGCAGTGCGGGTTTCCTGGGGGGCCTCCTGAGCGACCGCTTCGGCGGGAAGAGCGTCCTGGCTCTCTCCATGTTCGGCGGCCTGCCGTTGCTCTTGGCGTTTCTCTGGTCTCAGGGACCGATTTCCGTCGTACTGTGCATTTTGGGAGGCGCCGTCCTGCTCTCCACTTCTCCCGTCAACGTGGTGATGGCCCAACAGATCGTTCCGGAGGCCACTTCCACGATTTCCGCGCTGCTCATGGGGTTCGCCTGGGGCGTGGGTGGATTGCTGCTGCCTTTGTTTGGATGGGCCAGTCAGACGGTCGGCCTTCAATTGTCCATGACGGTCATCGTTCTCCTCACCGTGCCGGGGTTCGTTCTGGCCTTGAAGCTTCCGCCGGGACTGGGACGAGGCGGCCTGAAGGCAACGCCACGGTTGGCGCATGAATGA
- a CDS encoding AAA family ATPase — protein MPADKRFNPDELKQLLQNKYGTGVRVEVFPKAEREGTGEEPAREPADHRDLTFDYRPSQIKEYLDRFVIQQDQAKKVLSTAICDHYHHIQNCSDSDECREYKKQNIIIIGPTGVGKTYLIQNIARLIGVPFCKADATRYSETGYVGGDVEDLVRELVQQANDDVGLAEYGIVYLDEIDKIAGPTGVIGRDVSGHGVQRGLLKLMEETEVPLRSPTDIASQMQSLMEIQSGRKPEKKTINTKHILFIVSGAFNGLTEIVGKRLGSRKIGFMGGEQEADRKEELLLQQVRSTDFVEYGFESEFIGRLPVVTHCRRLSVDDLFQILKRSEGSLLKQYKKDFLAYGIDAYFKDGAMRALAALAEREETGARGLMTVCERVFRDFKYQLPDHEVTELVADRKLVEDPKAALKELLATPDLHHEAILQFQLKRFEAEFYKRYGVEISFTPEAVALISERVRGPNADVLQYCRDLFREYEHGMKLLARGQASKPLSVGPQVIEDPAGSLEKWIRETYK, from the coding sequence ATGCCAGCCGACAAGCGATTCAATCCTGACGAACTGAAGCAGTTGCTCCAGAACAAATACGGGACCGGAGTGCGGGTCGAAGTGTTCCCCAAGGCGGAACGGGAGGGGACGGGAGAAGAGCCGGCCCGGGAGCCGGCGGATCATCGCGATCTCACGTTCGACTACCGTCCGAGCCAGATCAAGGAGTACCTGGACCGTTTCGTCATTCAGCAGGACCAAGCCAAGAAGGTTCTGTCAACCGCGATCTGCGACCACTATCACCACATCCAGAACTGCAGCGACTCGGACGAGTGCCGGGAGTACAAGAAGCAGAACATCATCATCATCGGTCCCACGGGGGTGGGAAAGACCTATCTGATCCAGAACATTGCCCGGTTGATCGGCGTTCCGTTCTGCAAGGCCGACGCCACGAGGTACAGCGAAACCGGGTACGTGGGTGGCGACGTGGAGGATCTGGTCCGGGAACTGGTCCAGCAGGCGAACGACGACGTTGGCCTGGCGGAGTATGGAATCGTCTACCTTGACGAGATCGACAAAATCGCCGGACCCACGGGCGTCATCGGGCGGGACGTGAGCGGCCACGGCGTGCAAAGAGGCCTTTTGAAGCTCATGGAAGAGACGGAGGTCCCGTTGCGGTCCCCCACGGACATCGCCAGCCAGATGCAGTCCCTGATGGAGATTCAATCCGGCCGCAAGCCGGAAAAGAAGACGATCAACACCAAGCACATCCTCTTCATCGTCAGCGGCGCCTTCAACGGACTGACCGAGATCGTCGGGAAGCGTCTGGGCTCAAGAAAGATCGGCTTCATGGGCGGAGAGCAGGAGGCCGACCGGAAAGAGGAGCTGTTGCTGCAGCAGGTCCGTTCCACGGACTTCGTGGAATATGGTTTCGAATCGGAGTTCATCGGGCGCCTTCCGGTCGTGACCCACTGCCGCCGCCTCAGCGTCGACGACCTCTTTCAGATCCTGAAGAGGTCGGAGGGGTCTCTCCTCAAGCAGTACAAGAAGGACTTTCTGGCTTACGGCATCGACGCCTATTTCAAGGATGGGGCGATGCGCGCGCTGGCCGCGCTGGCGGAGCGGGAGGAGACGGGCGCGCGCGGACTGATGACCGTGTGCGAGAGGGTCTTCCGCGACTTCAAGTACCAACTTCCGGATCATGAAGTGACGGAATTGGTAGCGGACCGCAAGCTGGTCGAGGATCCGAAAGCGGCGCTCAAGGAGCTCCTGGCCACGCCGGACCTGCATCACGAGGCCATCCTGCAGTTTCAACTCAAACGATTCGAGGCGGAGTTCTACAAGCGATACGGAGTGGAGATCAGCTTTACGCCGGAAGCCGTTGCACTCATCTCCGAGCGGGTGAGAGGCCCGAATGCCGACGTTCTGCAGTACTGCAGGGACCTGTTTCGGGAGTACGAGCACGGAATGAAACTGCTGGCGCGCGGACAGGCCTCCAAGCCGTTGTCCGTGGGTCCTCAGGTCATCGAGGATCCTGCGGGTTCGCTGGAGAAGTGGATCCGCGAGACTTACAAGTGA
- a CDS encoding Nramp family divalent metal transporter: MGRRVYIWYYDALMVKPGKWLSRIGPGAIVASATVGAGETVLAVRAGAWGGYDLLWLILLAILAKSFLTLYLLGHYTVATGRTVAEKLVELPGPRGWFLWTVLVLESLVAPFVFVVIAVPCGRLMSQVLAGGGVNVSYKWLALAFLSLAVLVGLVQRYDTLEKSQGVVCLVLLAGTVTATVLARPDFAGIFKGMFSLGTVPPYPDWIPAEIKGRSRLLEVAAVFGYAGSIAMNYVVYSNWILMKGWRLKEASGRAARKRALGPLKFDVGANAVVVFLVTVAFMVAGAAILNPMQRIPQGYDLLTEQAHIFAEISSFMIPLYYVTILAALWGTLNALPDIYGRGAHSFLRQLVPAGRNWSLARVRNIYGISILFLSGFFIWSGTTPIIMVDMVALFSTNVGVGLVCIAAIWLNRQLPAAKRVSPWLSGAAVAGAAVTNVMALISAREVLLRYF; the protein is encoded by the coding sequence ATGGGGAGGCGAGTATACATCTGGTACTATGACGCGCTCATGGTCAAACCGGGCAAGTGGCTGTCGCGGATCGGCCCGGGCGCCATCGTGGCGTCCGCCACCGTGGGAGCCGGCGAGACGGTTCTGGCCGTCCGGGCCGGCGCCTGGGGCGGTTACGACCTCCTCTGGCTGATCCTTCTGGCCATCCTGGCCAAGTCGTTCCTGACTCTGTATCTCCTGGGCCACTATACGGTCGCCACCGGTCGCACCGTAGCGGAAAAGCTGGTGGAGCTGCCCGGTCCCCGGGGGTGGTTTCTCTGGACCGTCCTGGTGCTGGAGTCCCTGGTGGCTCCCTTCGTCTTCGTGGTGATCGCGGTCCCGTGCGGGCGCTTGATGAGCCAGGTTCTGGCCGGTGGAGGAGTGAACGTCTCCTACAAGTGGTTGGCTCTGGCCTTTCTGAGCCTGGCCGTCCTGGTGGGCTTGGTCCAACGGTACGACACTCTGGAGAAATCGCAGGGTGTGGTCTGCCTGGTGCTTCTGGCGGGAACCGTGACCGCCACCGTCCTGGCCCGCCCCGACTTCGCTGGGATTTTCAAGGGAATGTTCAGCTTGGGTACGGTCCCTCCCTATCCGGACTGGATCCCCGCTGAAATCAAGGGAAGAAGCCGGCTCCTGGAGGTGGCCGCGGTCTTCGGTTACGCCGGCAGCATCGCCATGAACTACGTGGTCTACTCCAACTGGATCCTGATGAAAGGCTGGAGGCTGAAGGAAGCCTCGGGACGTGCCGCAAGAAAGCGCGCGCTGGGGCCCCTGAAGTTCGATGTGGGGGCCAACGCGGTCGTCGTGTTTCTGGTGACGGTGGCTTTCATGGTGGCCGGCGCAGCCATTCTGAATCCCATGCAAAGGATCCCGCAGGGATACGATCTGCTGACGGAGCAGGCCCATATCTTCGCCGAAATCTCATCCTTCATGATTCCGCTCTATTACGTCACGATTCTCGCCGCGCTCTGGGGGACGTTGAACGCGCTGCCCGATATCTACGGCAGGGGCGCTCACAGTTTTCTTCGTCAGCTCGTGCCCGCGGGCCGGAATTGGTCGCTCGCCAGGGTGAGAAACATTTACGGGATCTCCATCCTGTTCCTTTCCGGATTCTTTATCTGGAGCGGGACGACCCCCATCATCATGGTGGACATGGTGGCGCTCTTCAGCACCAACGTGGGCGTGGGCCTCGTTTGCATCGCCGCCATCTGGTTGAATCGGCAACTTCCTGCCGCCAAACGGGTCTCTCCCTGGCTCTCGGGAGCCGCCGTGGCCGGAGCGGCCGTCACCAACGTCATGGCGCTGATTTCCGCACGGGAAGTGTTGTTGCGGTACTTTTGA
- the pyrE gene encoding orotate phosphoribosyltransferase has product MDSRERLKQILLRRCLKVGRFRLASGRRSHYYLDLKQATLEAEGAYLSALLILEELQRRQVSAAAIGGLSLGADPIVAAVATVSFVHRSRFDPIDAFIVRKRPKSHGTRHYLEGYQGPEGSPVVVVDDVCTTGGSAQKAIVQAEAEGYRVAAVISIVDREEGAAGNLASYHYFSLFRASELLADPGVQRRIDALSNPSC; this is encoded by the coding sequence ATGGACAGCCGAGAGCGCCTGAAGCAGATCCTGTTGAGGCGTTGCCTGAAGGTGGGCCGTTTCCGGCTCGCATCGGGACGCCGGAGCCACTACTACCTGGACCTGAAGCAGGCCACCCTGGAGGCTGAGGGAGCCTACCTCTCCGCGCTGCTGATCCTGGAGGAGCTTCAGCGGCGGCAGGTCTCGGCGGCCGCCATCGGCGGTCTGAGCCTGGGCGCCGATCCCATCGTCGCCGCCGTGGCGACGGTGAGTTTCGTCCACCGTTCCAGGTTCGACCCGATTGACGCGTTCATCGTCCGCAAGCGACCCAAGAGCCACGGGACCCGGCACTACCTGGAAGGCTACCAGGGGCCGGAAGGGTCTCCGGTGGTGGTGGTCGACGACGTCTGCACGACGGGAGGGTCGGCCCAAAAGGCCATCGTCCAGGCCGAGGCCGAAGGCTACCGCGTGGCCGCCGTCATCTCCATCGTCGACCGGGAGGAGGGCGCCGCCGGGAATCTGGCTTCCTACCACTATTTTTCGCTGTTCCGCGCCTCCGAACTCCTGGCCGACCCCGGCGTCCAGCGCCGGATCGACGCCCTCTCCAACCCATCCTGCTGA
- a CDS encoding pyridoxal-dependent decarboxylase has product MSSPYRHILKEVRLAFPQPVSDPIHDSYFVHSIMRALDQVDALKTRLPILGSVVPGDFEAARKAELRARTASVEAVTSDLVGYLRGMTIFGHPRTQQNVVPPPTIPSLIGVLLSALHNPNVSWDEYSRLVALAEVEATAITARLVGYDPALAGGVFTFGGTGTTLYGVKLGLEKACPQTMRKGVPEDAVVFVSEAGHYCAMNIAGWLGIGTDNLIAIPATDENEIDLAQLERAARAALSSGKKIAAIIATLGTTDAFGLDDLRGIVKLRDALAEEYQLAYRPHVHADAVIGWAWSVFNQYDFKSNPLGFRRRTIRALAGACRRIRHLPEADSVGVDFHKTGFAPYISSLVLVKNSEDLRLVTRSAEQMPYLYHFGDHRPGMYTLETSRAGTGPLAALANFRLFGEQGLQVVIGHIVEMAQLLREHLEGHEGTTVLNRDNFGTVTLFRAYPPGVDTFAIKRQEFDDPAYRETLLAHNEYNRNIFRYVHSEAMAGRGVVVSSTECYRRTRYQEPIFALKSYIQSPFVDESDVEVVVAKVLEAREKVA; this is encoded by the coding sequence ATGAGCAGCCCTTATCGCCACATTCTTAAAGAAGTCCGGCTCGCATTTCCCCAACCCGTATCCGATCCGATCCACGACTCGTACTTCGTACACTCCATCATGCGCGCCCTGGACCAGGTCGACGCGCTGAAAACGCGGTTGCCGATTCTCGGATCCGTTGTCCCCGGCGATTTCGAGGCGGCGCGGAAGGCCGAATTGCGCGCCCGAACGGCCTCGGTCGAGGCGGTCACATCCGATCTCGTCGGCTATCTGCGAGGCATGACCATCTTCGGCCATCCCCGCACCCAACAAAACGTGGTTCCGCCACCGACGATACCGAGCCTGATCGGCGTCCTGCTCTCCGCGCTGCACAACCCGAACGTCTCCTGGGACGAATACAGCCGCCTGGTGGCGTTGGCCGAAGTCGAGGCCACGGCCATCACTGCCCGCTTGGTCGGCTACGACCCGGCACTGGCCGGCGGCGTGTTCACCTTCGGCGGCACCGGAACAACCCTCTACGGGGTGAAGCTCGGTCTGGAAAAAGCCTGCCCTCAGACCATGCGCAAAGGCGTGCCGGAAGACGCCGTCGTCTTCGTCTCCGAGGCCGGCCACTACTGCGCCATGAACATTGCGGGGTGGCTCGGAATCGGGACCGACAATTTGATCGCGATTCCGGCTACCGACGAAAACGAAATCGATCTTGCCCAGCTCGAACGAGCCGCGCGGGCGGCATTGTCGAGCGGAAAAAAGATCGCCGCCATCATCGCGACTTTGGGGACCACCGATGCCTTCGGGTTGGACGACCTGCGGGGGATCGTGAAACTGCGGGACGCCTTGGCCGAGGAATATCAACTCGCCTATCGGCCGCACGTTCACGCCGACGCCGTCATCGGCTGGGCCTGGTCGGTGTTCAACCAGTACGATTTCAAGAGCAACCCCCTGGGGTTCCGGCGACGCACAATTCGCGCCCTGGCAGGTGCGTGCCGCCGAATCCGCCATTTGCCGGAAGCCGACTCCGTCGGCGTGGACTTTCACAAGACCGGTTTCGCGCCTTACATCTCCAGCCTCGTGCTGGTCAAAAACTCGGAGGACTTGCGGCTGGTGACGCGCTCGGCCGAACAGATGCCCTATCTCTATCACTTCGGCGATCATCGGCCCGGCATGTACACCCTCGAAACCTCCAGGGCGGGAACGGGTCCTCTCGCGGCCCTCGCCAATTTTCGCCTGTTCGGCGAGCAGGGTCTTCAGGTCGTCATCGGGCATATCGTCGAGATGGCTCAACTGCTGAGGGAGCACCTGGAAGGGCATGAAGGCACGACCGTCCTCAACCGGGACAACTTCGGCACCGTGACCCTGTTCCGCGCCTATCCGCCGGGCGTCGACACCTTTGCCATCAAACGGCAGGAATTCGACGACCCGGCCTACCGGGAAACCCTGTTGGCCCACAACGAATACAACCGAAACATCTTCCGATACGTGCACTCCGAGGCCATGGCGGGCCGCGGCGTCGTCGTTTCTTCGACCGAGTGCTATCGCCGCACCCGCTACCAGGAACCCATCTTTGCCCTGAAATCGTATATCCAGTCGCCGTTTGTCGATGAATCGGACGTCGAAGTCGTGGTTGCGAAGGTCTTGGAAGCCCGGGAAAAAGTCGCTTAA